One Plasmodium sp. gorilla clade G2 genome assembly, chromosome: 12 genomic window carries:
- a CDS encoding T-complex protein 1 subunit gamma — protein MLKNPGTVLVFKPNTKREEGRKTQLSNIQASRAVSDIVKTTLGPMAMLKMMLDPLGGIVITNDGNCILREVDVAHPAAKSLIELSRSQDEEVGDGTTSVVILSGELLNVAETFLRQNIHPTIIVNCYMNALNSCIKYLEEISIDIDVNNESDLMKAIDSCLSTKFVNRYNKIVSKLALEATRCVKIDNLMGRKEIDIKRYAKVEKIAGGDITDSYVLKGVMINKDITHPKMRRYIKNPRILLLDCTLEYKKAESQTNVEILDEKTWNELLLQEEIEVKKMCEYIIDSKCDIVITEKGVSDLAQHFLVKKNISVIRRVRKTDLNRLERVSGAKIVNRCEEIIESDIGIKCGLFEIKKIGDDYYSFFVECEDPHACTILLRGSTKDVLNEIERNLHDGMNVAKNILMEGKLLYGGGCTEMRVGQHLIKEAAKFDDSRKSITEAVGSALEIIPKILAQNSGVNVVKTMNELRIKHEEEGGQEFGVDGITGDIIKVSTKNIWDLLSVKKQIYKSAIEAAAMILRIDDVVSGIGKDEKTQKTIKNEF, from the exons aTGTTAAAAAATCCAGGGACAGTGTTGGTTTTTAAACCTAATACAAAAAGGGAGGAAGGAAGAAAAACACAGTTATCAAATATAcag gcaAGTAGAGCCGTGAGCGATATTGTTAAAACGACCCTGGGTCCTATGGCAATGTTAAAAATGATGTTAGATCCTCTTGGAGGTATTGTTATTACAAATGATGGGAATTGCATATTAAGAGAAGTAGATGTTGCTCATCCAGCTGCTAAATCTTTGATTGAATTAAGTAGATCACAAGATGAAGAAGTAGGTGATGGTACTACATCTGTTGTAATTTTATCAGGTGAGTTATTAAATGTGGCTGAAACCTTTTTGAGGCAGAATATTCATCCTACTATAATTGTAAATTGTTATATGAACGCTTTGAATAgttgtataaaatatttagaaGAGATATCAATAGATATAGATGTAAATAATGAATCTGATTTAATGAAAGCTATAGATTCATGTTTAAGTACCAAATTTGTGAATAGATATAATAAGATAGTTAGTAAATTAGCTTTAGAAGCAACTAGATGTGTAAAAATAGATAATTTAATGGGTAGAAAAGAAATtgatataaaaagatatGCTAAGGTTGAAAAGATAGCAGGAGGAGATATAACTGATAGTTATGTTCTTAAAGGTGTTAtgataaataaagatattacTCATCCTAAAATGAGACGTTATATTAAGAATCCtcgaatattattattagattgTACTTTAGAATATAAGAAAGCAGAAAGTCAAACGAATGTGGAGATATTAGATGAGAAGACATGGAATGAATTGTTATTACAAGAAGAAATAGAAGTAAAGAAAATGtgtgaatatattatagataGTAAATGTGATATAGTAATTACAGAGAAAGGTGTTTCTGATTTAGCTCAGCATTTTCttgtaaagaaaaatattagtGTTATAAGAAGAGTTCGAAAAACTGATTTGAATAGATTAGAAAGAGTAAGTGGTGCAAAGATTGTTAATAGATGTGAAGAAATTATTGAAAGTGATATAGGTATCAAATGTGGTttatttgaaataaaaaaaataggtgatgattattattctttttttgttgaATGTGAAGATCCACATGCATGTACTATATTATTAAGAGGATCTACAAAAGATGTTTTGAATGAAATCGAAAGAAATTTACATGATGGAATGAATGTAGctaaaaatattcttatggaaggaaaattattatatgggGGTGGATGCACAGAAATGAGAGTAGGTCaacatttaataaaagaagCAGCTAAATTTGATGATTCAAGAAAAAGTATAACAGAAGCTGTTGGAAGTGCATTAGAAATAATACCAAAAATATTAGCTCAAAATAGTGGAGTTAATGTTGTTAAAACAATGAATGAATTAAGAATAAAACATGAAGAAGAAGGTGGTCAAGAATTTGGGGTTGATGGTATTACAGGAGATATTATTAAAGTGTCAACTAAAAATATTTGGGATTTATTATCTgtgaaaaaacaaatatataaaagtgcTATAGAAGCAGCAGCTATGATCTTAAGAATTGATGATGTTGTTAGTGGAATTGGAAAGGATgaaaaaacacaaaaaacaataaaaaatgaattttaa
- a CDS encoding thioredoxin-like associated protein 1, putative, translated as MLQHKEDSKNDMFQHDMKEIRFGKKLVAENCGLYMDGNKNAGVVCNRITELNINSRKKTSNNKSDSSQMKNVLNHINHNSLELIPSKRPLISYSTYDNQQKYFETKLVPDLQGKMSICVGRKSGSATVNINIDDYDLEKTYHTWKKITGKNYVHNKSNLENNIFLTVADDAERSDKLPIVQNRNPPFANPDGPFEKERLNLPKQARDNLDRTLTPLAICEKKNKISKKKNIHIHKDSLLILKPHENVITEHIKGVRRTNFPWIQSNRIKHILNYNYAHPQNLNEKHLNKSGTSQNCNYQTYLKGVFADRSENEERDINDRLYNNDYEEDQIVDDNQLKKYNNNYDNNNNNKNKNKNKNDDAYDEKDITLYNQNKYKNDENMFQQYNEKYNDPHIHVDPHKHVDPHKHVDPHKHVDPHKHVDYLSYENTLDNCNSLINQKTKNYKDTQNYLGNNNYNIQHNNGQYQIPNYNTQIETPQKIYNSHTRNCSNNSGQEINNVVHNQQEHINGNNNYYKVSSFENML; from the coding sequence atgctGCAACACAAGGAGGACTCCAAAAATGACATGTTTCAACATGACATGAAAGAAATAAGATTCGGTAAAAAATTAGTTGCAGAAAATTGTGGATTGTATATGGATGGAAATAAGAATGCTGGTGTTGTTTGTAATCGAATCAcagaattaaatataaactCCAGAAAGAAAACATCAAACAACAAAAGTGATAGTTCACAGAtgaaaaatgttttaaatcatataaatcataattCATTAGAATTAATACCTTCAAAAAGACCTTTAATCTCGTATTCTACATATGATAAtcaacaaaaatattttgaaacAAAACTTGTTCCTGATTTACAAGGAAAAATGAGTATTTGTGTTGGAAGAAAAAGTGGAAGTGCTActgttaatataaatattgatgATTATGATCTAGAAAAAACTTATCATACATGGAAAAAAATCACaggaaaaaattatgtacACAATAAATCAAAcctagaaaataatatttttttaactgTTGCAGATGATGCAGAAAGAAGTGATAAACTACCAATCGTTCAAAATAGAAATCCTCCTTTTGCAAATCCTGATGGACCATTCGAAAAAGAAAGACTCAATTTACCTAAACAAGCAAGAGATAATCTAGATAGAACATTAACACCACTAGCTATAtgcgaaaaaaaaaataaaatctcaaaaaaaaaaaatatacatattcatAAAGATTCATTACTAATATTAAAACCTCATGAAAATGTTATTACAGAACATATCAAAGGAGTTAGAAGAACTAATTTTCCATGGATTCAATCTAATCGTATCAAACATATTCTCAACTATAATTATGCTCATCCACAAAATCTAAACGAAAAACACCTGAACAAGTCAGGAACTAGCCAAAATTGTAATTATCAAACATATCTAAAAGGTGTATTTGCTGATAGATCAGAGAATGAAGAAAGAGATATTAATGAcagattatataataatgattatgaAGAAGATCAAATTGTGGATGATAaccaattaaaaaaatataacaataattatgataataataataataataaaaataaaaataaaaataaaaatgatgatgcaTATGACGAAAAAgatataacattatataaCCAAAACAAATATAAGAACGATGAAAATATGTTTCaacaatataatgaaaaatataatgatccACATATACATGTTGATCCACATAAACATGTTGATCCACATAAACATGTTGATCCACATAAACATGTTGATCCACATAAACATGTTGATTATCTTAGTTATGAAAACACTTTAGATAACTGCAATAGTCTTATAAaccaaaaaacaaaaaattataaagacACACAAAATTATTTgggaaataataattataatattcaacATAACAATGGGCAATACCAGATTCCAAATTATAATACACAAATTGAAACTccacaaaaaatatataatagtcaTACAAGAAACTGTTCTAATAATTCTGGtcaagaaataaataatgtagTACATAATCAACAGGAACATATAAATgggaataataattattataaggtATCATCATTTGAAAATATGTTATAA
- a CDS encoding macrophage migration inhibitory factor translates to MPCCELITNVNLPDDNVQSTLSQIENAISDVMGKPLGYIMSNYDYQKNLRFGGSNEAYCFVRVTSIGGINRSNNSALADQITKLLVSNLNVKSRRIYVEFRDCSAQNFAFSGSLFG, encoded by the exons ATGCCTTGCTGTGAATTAATAACAAACGTAAACCTCCCTGATGATAATGTTCAAAGTACATTATCTCAAATAGAAaatg CAATTTCTGATGTTATGGGGAAACCACTTGGTTATATTATGAGTAATTATGATTATCAAAAAAACTTAAGATTTGGAGGTAGCAATGAAGCTTACTGTTTTGTAAGAGTAACAAGTATTGGAGGAATTAATAGATCAAATAATTCTGCTCTTGCTGATCAAATAACAAAACTACTTGTAAGCAACTTGAATGTAAAATCTAGACGTATTTATGTAGAATTCAGAGATTGTTCTGCTCAGAACTTTGCCTTCAGTGGTTCTCTATTCGGCTAG
- a CDS encoding myosin D, whose product MAFLQFKSNETLYFSNISNAKDEQSKVMSTSHPNDDQHKILKKTREGGDIYSDIYVWYFLKNVYKKMEICSFNKMDNTYTLRRKGITFENVPADKIKPYLKNIDELDSENNIEIIQLNEENVLQNIKNRYKKNKIYTFHASLLLVVNPYKEIKGLYDISQMNIYLKKLTDDYISNEENMKAHIYDISNIAYKNMILKKKKQTIVVSGHSGSGKTENCKFLFKYFHYIFFHKNGGTHNDNKNNNININNNINNNNNNNNTHNSYNNIYNNFLTNISAPLKDETDSCVEKENFSGLLGCYKKIVDSKKDNIKDMMNGSHKIYNDNLHNERIDKLIYINNIIESMSNARTIKNNNSSRCGRINDLIFEERENNRVQSDESHNMFNYCFNNIKIVILLLEINRCIRHNKGERNFHIFYQVLYGLSDKQLYDRNLIRNINHYHILNCGNEDDKDKCTNNISIDNNIINNYEELERCKDEKNFKYLLDGLNYIKYDSHRINEFFDVIAGILHLGQIIEENMKKDNCNDKLIDIKNNKKTNNILSATYRYCSECLGINIEDLENTIKYKNINVSSESIRTHRNKENITSTIHTIIKIIYKTFFNKIINDINMTHLSDKEKEEIMNEQIYMCNHNIISIFDIYGFEELSYNDFNQLCINLANEKLNNYYINNEIEREKIIYQNENIFCNNIQVPNYKDTLIFIDKIFSNLDDITKLHNSGYKKSDDHFYNYLLNNEKIYLDKNVYGFINSKDETHTTKKQNIKKNQFFINHYAGPITYTINNWIYKNSDKIELEIENLIKNSSNYFLKDTINNKMDQNNCVNFTNYHTSEREEKKIDAEQKTFNMNNMLIGKKRESFLNEHENISGDKDVDIKQEDEKNGNLLSHKDNRKHMEISTMLFNINLEGKKLNINKNKNINNTNNTYNNNTNNTNNTYNNTYNNSICHNNKRNSRNVLSVSKKYIKELDNLFNNLDKTDMYYIRCILPNDKMQKNYFKRYLVYEQLKQCGSNEMIKILNSGLSHKIKKNEILKNMPTTIHNELIYCNNNDKIYYFMCFFDEKKGFKIGNNFVFMKSNVYTQINYYISKCCISYKCNKDDNNNNNNNNNNNNVDDIFKDVNKKKDILKSLQKIRFQRCVAVIKIYNWINSSFKIYIEKKKKMKKIACEYIYKIYLIYKTMISVKKSFSYNIRRLNKCFTIKGYMLAYNKIKTLRRRGSFKINHTNKFGNNKEDEKKKKKESIGDMNNRGETNMQELNNIVDKGKNENIAMRDEIGGDKKEGMDNKKKDDIKCDNTYHDSSSHNNNNNFYYDDATGVERKALGYAEQEIFVSTPDNYHYIYNNIDWVVSYVDRCIHFYNLIYTYKKVNNKYVLDYEKIEIKKLYDSVEDETNMCNKKDNTEYNTYSDVINSKGDDNIYSYDSMDGKKKGCTLKIKVYEEDTNNKNNDKNKQCQFVKEYNYVNNQMYSFLERKYVCINQHDLYKNMFVVIDEYLNIIVFTYPNLKTIRRFLKKKIKSLKIQSDEKNVPTTYLPQLYKSSRYEHPLQNRDKMNNRIDSMNDIYKEQYIDECKEKNNYIIKKNERDDVDESYTSTFDIFSDENLKIFMHTYKNIYVLNNMEDITYNERVEKINYGYKQNKSQDDEVFMLDEDMKGSSSNKNNIEKDYNCINKKNKEKNYFSLLKVIEKTEYIFDELYLNSTYKILKICFLPSSIHYVVYLAYVLINNNHYLLVTIVNYLSKPVYKYMVHILINNIVQNEEFVQFFMKSYDQEVCSGHLMEKEEILASQEKKNKDKSIIITNIQQDEEGEGEKKKKKKYIYYMCEDILNKYLSTLKISILNNRHIILYGSCLLSLIEIKNYNLNSSYNPYVKEYEYKYLKLIFNLYCFEYFSNVYDTYVNKLSYDLKHHLVKNDLFKKERKNSNLVYLNKSGENCDENGDKSKGENKNEEKYENAHIYNNNNNNNNNNNYNYNNNNNWMHTYEETINKSNKNDNNFEEEEYTFYIFSLYNDIYMLTNGKYKKMSNIEKINDINGGDNQNGGDAKKLLDVLFNYNEWKIIKLKNESMDERKKICTFQGVMNMNINYYYNKNYYKSNISLGSCIQSTIQRYKIFNEDKGKGGVIKMNYQGSIFPDVYILREIKYVEQGQKRKQEYYYNFKKEKLFTLYDEGGYDTTDTSERNIESYNILSCTPLNHLDTILLLMKNTDENNSYALQVMNIVNKKKKILPITE is encoded by the exons ATGGCTTTTCTACAATTTAAGAGCAATGAAACGTTATATTTTTCCAACATATCAAATGCTAAAGATGAACAATCCAAGGTAATGAGTACTTCTCATCCAAATGATGATCAACataaaattttgaaaaaaactAGAGAAGGAGGAGATATATATTCTGATATTTATGTATGGTATTTTCTCAAGAatgtatacaaaaaaatggaaatttgttcttttaataaaatggaTAATACCTATACATTAAGAA gaAAAGGGATTACATTTGAGAATGTCCCTgctgataaaataaaaccatacttaaaaaatatagatgaaCTAGATAGTGAAAACAATATAGAAATTATTCAGTTAAATGAAGAGAATGTTCTgcagaatataaaaaacagatataagaaaaacaaaatttataCCTTTCATGCTTCTCTTTTATTAGTTGTTAATccatataaagaaataaaagggTTGTATGATATAAgtcaaatgaatatatatttaaaaaaactgACAGACGattatatatcaaatgaAGAGAATATGAAAGctcatatatatgatattagtAATATAGCTTATAAGAATATGAtcctaaaaaaaaagaagcaaACAATTGTTGTATCAGGACATAGTGGAAGTGGTAAAACAGAGAATTgtaaatttctttttaagtattttcattacatattttttcataaaaatggAGGAACTCATAATgacaacaaaaataataatattaatattaataataatattaataataataataataataataatacacataattcttataacaatatatataataattttcttaCAAATATTAGTGCACCATTGAAAGATGAAACAGATAGCTGTGTTGAGAAAGAAAATTTTTCTGGTCTTTTAGGATGTTATAAAAAGATTGTTGATAGTAAaaaggataatataaaagatatgaTGAATGGTAGTCACAAAATTTACAATGATAATCTACATAATGAACGAATTGataaacttatatatatcaataatattatagaatCAATGAGTAACGCTAGAActataaagaataataacAGTAGTAGATGTGGACGAATAAATGATTTAATTTTTGAAGAAAGAGAGAATAATAGAGTACAATCTGATGAATCACataatatgtttaattattgttttaataatataaaaattgtaatTCTTTTATTAGAAATTAATAGATGTATTCGTCATAATAAAGGAGAACGTaatttccatatattttatcaagTATTATATGGATTAAGCGATAAACAATTATATGATAGGAATTTAATAAGGAACATAAATCATTATCATATCTTAAATTGTGGTAATGAAGATGATAAAGATAAATgcacaaataatatatctatagataataacattattaataattatgaagaatTAGAAAGATgcaaagatgaaaaaaattttaaatatttattagatggattaaattatataaaatatgattcACATAGAATTAATGAATTTTTTGATGTTATAGCTGGTATATTACATCTAGGTCAAAtaatagaagaaaatatgaaaaaggaTAATTGTAATGATAAGTTgattgatataaaaaataataagaaaactaataatattttaagtgCAACATATAGATATTGTTCAGAATGTTTGGGTATAAATATAGAGGATCTTGAAAATacgataaaatataaaaatatcaatGTTTCCTCAGAATCTATTAGAACCCATAGGAACAAAGAGAATATAACATCTACAATTCATacgataataaaaataatatataaaactttttttaacaagatcataaatgatataaatatgacGCATTTAagtgataaagaaaaagaagaaataatgaatgaacaaatatatatgtgtaatcaTAATATCATAtctatatttgatatatatggatttgaagaattatcatataatgaTTTTAATCAGTTATGTATAAATCTAGctaatgaaaaattaaataattattatattaataatgaaatagaaagagagaaaataatatatcagaatgaaaatatattttgtaataatattcaaGTGCCTAATTATAAGGAcactttaatttttatagataaaatattttcaaatttAGATGACATAACAAAATTACATAATAgtggatataaaaaaagtgatgaccatttttataattatttgttgaataatgaaaagatatatttagATAAAAATGTGTATGGCTTTATAAATAGTAAAGATGAAACACATACAACTAAAAAACAGAACATAAAGAAAAATCAGTTTTTTATAAACCATTATGCTGGACCTATAACGTATACGATTAATAAttggatatataaaaatagtgaTAAGATAGAGTTGGAGATAGaaaatttgataaaaaattcgagcaattattttttaaaagatacaataaataataaaatggatCAGAATAATTGTGTTAATTTCACAAATTATCATACAAGTGAACGTGAggagaaaaaaatagatGCAGAACAGAAGACAttcaatatgaataatatgttGATAGGAAAAAAACGAGAAAGCTTTCTGAATGAACATGAGAATATATCAGGTGATAAAGATGTAGATATAAAACAAgaggatgaaaaaaatggaaatttATTGTCACATAAAGATAATAGAAAGCATATGGAAATTTCAACAATGTTATTCAACATAAATTTggaaggaaaaaaattaaatataaataaaaataaaaatataaataatacaaataatacatataataataatacaaataatacaaataatacatataataatacatataataactCTATttgtcataataataaaaggaatTCTAGAAACGTATTAAGTgtaagtaaaaaatatatcaaagaACTAGACAATCTATTCAATAATTTGGATAAAACagatatgtattatattagaTGTATCTTACCAAATGATAAAATgcagaaaaattattttaaaagatatttaGTATATGAACAATTAAAGCAATGTGGATCTAatgaaatgataaaaatattgaatagTGGTTTGtctcataaaataaaaaaaaatgaaatattaaaaaatatgccGACGACAATACACaatgaattaatatattgtaataataatgataaaatatattattttatgtgtTTTTTTGATGAAAAGAAGGGTTTCAAGATAGGAAATAATTTTGTCTTTATGAAATCAAATGTATATACtcaaattaattattatatatcaaaGTGTTGTATATCATACAAGTGTAAcaaagatgataataataataataataataataataataataataatgtggatgatatatttaaagatgtaaacaaaaaaaaggatatattgAAGTCCTTACAAAAGATACGCTTTCAAAGATGTGTTgcagtaataaaaatatataactggATAAATAGTtcctttaaaatatatatagagaagaaaaaaaaaatgaaaaagattgcatgtgaatatatatataaaatatatttgatatataaaaCGATGATAAGTGTTAAGAAGTCTTtctcatataatattagaaGGTTAAACAAATGTTTTACAATAAAAGGTTACATGTTAGCATATAATAAGATAAAAACTTTAAGAAGGAGAGGATCGTTCAAAATAAATCACACAAATAAATTTGGAAATAACAAGgaggatgaaaaaaaaaaaaaaaaagaatccaTTGGAGATATGAATAATAGGGGTGAAACGAATATGCAAGAATTGAATAATATTGTTGACaaaggaaaaaatgaaaatattgcAATGAGAGATGAAATAGGAGGAGACAAAAAAGAAGGAatggataataaaaaaaaggatgaCATTAAATGTGACAATACATATCATGATAGTAGtagtcataataataataataatttttattatgatgatgcaACAGGTGTGGAGAGAAAAGCCTTAGGATATGCCGAACAAGAAATATTTGTAAGCACTCCagataattatcattatatatataataatatagactGGGTTGTATCATATGTAGACAGATGTATACATTtctataatttaatatatacatataaaaaggtAAATAACAAGTATGTTTTagattatgaaaaaattgaaataaaaaaattatatgatagTGTAGAGGATGAAACAAATATGTGtaataaaaaggataacacagaatataatacatatagtGATGTGATAAATAGTAAGggagatgataatatatattcttatgaTAGTATGGatggtaaaaaaaaaggatgtactttaaaaataaaagtatatgaagaggatacaaataataaaaataatgataagaaCAAACAATGTCAATTTGTAAAGGAATATAATTATGTGAATAACCAGATGTATTCTTTTTTAGAGCGCAAATATGTTTGTATAAATCAAcatgatttatataaaaatatgtttgtAGTAATTGATGagtatttaaatataattgtatTCACTTATCCAAATTTAAAAACGATCAGAAGGTTtcttaagaaaaaaataaaatctttaaaaatacaaagcgatgaaaaaaatgtgcCCACGACATATTTGCCTCAGTTATATAAAAGTAGTAGATATGAACATCCATTACAAAATAGAGATAAGATGAATAACAGAATTGACAGTATGAATGATATTTATAAGGAACAATACATAGATGAATGCaaagagaaaaataattatattattaagaaaaaCGAAAGAGATGATGTAGATGAATCTTATACATCAACCTTTGATATATTTAGtgatgaaaatttaaaaatatttatgcatacttataaaaacatttacGTGTTGAATAATATGGAggatattacatataatgaAAGGGTtgagaaaataaattatgggtataaacaaaataaatcaCAAGATGATGAAGTATTTATGTTGGATGAAGACATGAAAGGGAGTTcatcaaataaaaacaatattgAAAAAGATTACaattgtataaataaaaaaaataaagaaaaaaactaTTTCAGTTTATTGAAAGTGATAGAAAAAacagaatatatatttgatgaactttatttaaattcaacatataaaatattaaaaatatgtttctTACCTAGTAGTATTCATTATGTTGTATATTTAGCATATGTcctaataaataataatcattatttaCTTGTAACTATAGTAAATTATTTAAGTAAACCagtatacaaatatatggtacatatattaataaataatatagtacaaaatgaagaatttgtgcaattttttatgaaaagTTATGACCAAGAAGTTTGTTCAGGTCATTTAATGGAAAAGGAAGAAATTTTGGCTAGccaggaaaaaaaaaataaagacaaatcaataataataacaaatatacaACAAGATGAAGAGGGAGAGggcgaaaaaaaaaaaaaaaaaaaatatatatattatatgtgtgaagatatattaaataaatatttaagtaCATTAAAAATATCTATACTTAATAATCGTCATATAATACTCTATGGATCTTGTTTATTAAGtttaatagaaataaaaaattataatttaaatagtTCATATAATCCTTATGTTAaagaatatgaatataaatatttaaaacttATATTCAATTTATACTGTTTTGAATATTTCAGTAATGTTTATGATACATATGTCAACAAATTATCTTACGATTTAAAGCATCACCTGgtaaaaaatgatttatttaaaaaggaGAGAAAAAATAGCAATTTGGTTTACCTGAACAAGTCAGGCGAAAATTGTGATGAAAATGGAGATAAATCCAAAggtgaaaataaaaatgaagaaaagtATGAAAAtgcacacatatataataataataataataataataataataataattataattataataataataataattggaTGCATACATATGAAGAGACCATAAATAAGTCCAATAAGAATGACAACAATTTTGAGGAAGAagaatatacattttatattttttctttgtataatgatatatatatgttgacaaatggtaaatataaaaaaatgagcaacatagaaaaaattaatgatataaatggtGGAGATAATCAAAATGGTGGTGATGCCAAAAAATTGTTGGATGTTCtctttaattataatgaatggaaaataataaaattaaaaaatgagagTATGGATGAGCGTAAGAAAATTTGTACATTTCAAGGTGTTatgaatatgaatataaattattattataataaaaattattacaagAGTAATATATCTTTAGGTTCATGTATTCAATCAACGATTcaaagatataaaatatttaatgagGACAAAGGAAAGGGAGGTGTtattaaaatgaattatCAAGGGTCTATATTTCCtgatgtgtatatattaaggGAGATCAAATATGTAGAACAAGGACAAAAGAGGAAACaagaatattattacaactttaaaaaggaaaaattgTTTACCTTGTATGATGAAGGTGGTTATGACACAACTGACACGAGTgaaag AAATATAGAGTCATACAACATCTTATCGTGTACCCCATTAAATCATTTAGataccatattattattaatg aagaATACAGATGAGAATAATTCCTATGCTCTGCAAGTGATGAACATCgtcaacaaaaaaaaaaaaattcttccTATCAcagaatga